The proteins below come from a single Rhinolophus ferrumequinum isolate MPI-CBG mRhiFer1 chromosome 8, mRhiFer1_v1.p, whole genome shotgun sequence genomic window:
- the DBI gene encoding acyl-CoA-binding protein, with protein sequence MSQAEFDKAAEAVKHLKTKPADDEMLYIYSRYKQATVGDINTERPGMLDLKGKAKWDAWNELKGTSKEDAMKAYIDKVEELKKKYGI encoded by the exons ATGTCTCAG GCCGAGTTTGACAAAGCCGCTGAGGCTGTTAAGCACCTCAAGACCAAGCCAGCAGATGATGAGATGCTGTACATCTACAGCCGCTACAAACAAGCCACTGTGGGTGACATAAATACAG AACGGCCTGGGATGTTGGACCTCAAAGGCAAGGCCAAGTGGGATGCCTGGAACGAGCTGAAAG GGACTTCCAAGGAAGATGCCATGAAAGCTTACATCGACAAAGtagaagaactaaagaaaaaatacgGAATATAG